A single region of the Salvelinus sp. IW2-2015 linkage group LG20, ASM291031v2, whole genome shotgun sequence genome encodes:
- the LOC111981456 gene encoding tsukushi isoform X1, protein MPGFAMSSFLGVSVWFLLVLHYVAAVMDCHPGCRCEVESFGLFDSFSLTRVDCSGVGRGHGLVVPISIPLDTSSLDLSSSAIHTIADSMLSGPGYTTLASLDLSNNLLSRLNSSIFSRLRYLETLDLSHNTLEELAPGCFSGLPLAEVDLSGNRLQEVSLEVFSNKGHGARPLNVDLSNNLLNTVTTRDPQVLSPPNIQSLSLAGNRLRAVPKLQGLPLRSLSLDGNPILSIERHSFTGLRDLAYLSLSGLSELTSIQLQSFSELSSLQVLDLSHNSRLRPLNPEVFSGLAALQELNLSNSGVVSLPSNILHLLPSIKSIVLREKVNCWKTHRQVQFHRQIGQSTRGEELTCDVIGIVL, encoded by the exons ATGCCTG GATTTGCTATGTCCAGTTTCCTGGGTGTGAGTGTTTGGTTCTTGCTCGTCCTTCACTATGTGGCTGCAGTGATGGACTGCCACCCGGGTTGTCGCTGTGAAGTCGAGAGCTTCGGCCTGTTCGACAGCTTCAGCCTGACCAGGGTCGACTGTAGTGGGGTGGGCCGTGGTCATGGCCTGGTGGTCCCCATCTCCATCCCCCTGGACACCTCCTCCCTGGACCTGTCCTCCAGCGCCATCCACACCATCGCTGACTCCATGCTCTCTGGGCCGGGCTACACCACGCTGGCCAGCCTGGACCTCAGCAACAACCTCCTCTCCAGGCTCAACAGCAGCATCTTCTCCAGGCTGCGCTACCTGGAGACCTTGGACCTGAGCCACAACACCCTGGAGGAGCTAGCCCCCGGCTGCTTCTCTGGCTTGCCCCTGGCCGAGGTGGACCTGAGCGGCAACAGGCTCCAGGAGGTCAGCCTGGAGGTCTTTTCCAACAAGGGCCACGGTGCAAGACCTCTCAATGTGGACCTGTCTAACAACCTGCTGAACACTGTCACAACTAGGGATCCACAGGTGCTAAGCCCTCCTAACATTCAGAGCCTCAGTCTGGCAGGGAATCGTCTGAGGGCCGTGCCCAAGCTGCAGGGCCTCCCTCTGAGGTCTCTGAGCCTGGACGGCAACCCCATCCTCAGCATCGAAAGGCACAGCTTCACAGGGCTAAGGGATCTGGCTTACCTGTCTCTCAGTGGGTTGTCTGAGCTCACCTCCATCCAGCTCCAAAGTTTCAGTGAGCTGAGCAGCCTGCAGGTCCTGGACCTGTCCCACAACAGCAGGCTGAGACCACTTAACCCTGAGGTGTTTAGCGGACTGGCTGCCTTACAGGAGCTCAACCTGTCCAACTCAGGGGTGGTGTCTCTGCCCAGCAACATTCTCCACCTCCTGCCCAGCATCAAAAGCATCGTTCTCAGGGAGAAGGTAAACTGTTGGAAGACCCATAGACAGGTGCAGTTCCACAGACAGATAGGACAGTCAACAAGGGGGGAGGAATTGACCTGTGATGTCATAGGAATTGTTTTATGA
- the LOC111981456 gene encoding tsukushi isoform X2, protein MSSFLGVSVWFLLVLHYVAAVMDCHPGCRCEVESFGLFDSFSLTRVDCSGVGRGHGLVVPISIPLDTSSLDLSSSAIHTIADSMLSGPGYTTLASLDLSNNLLSRLNSSIFSRLRYLETLDLSHNTLEELAPGCFSGLPLAEVDLSGNRLQEVSLEVFSNKGHGARPLNVDLSNNLLNTVTTRDPQVLSPPNIQSLSLAGNRLRAVPKLQGLPLRSLSLDGNPILSIERHSFTGLRDLAYLSLSGLSELTSIQLQSFSELSSLQVLDLSHNSRLRPLNPEVFSGLAALQELNLSNSGVVSLPSNILHLLPSIKSIVLREKVNCWKTHRQVQFHRQIGQSTRGEELTCDVIGIVL, encoded by the coding sequence ATGTCCAGTTTCCTGGGTGTGAGTGTTTGGTTCTTGCTCGTCCTTCACTATGTGGCTGCAGTGATGGACTGCCACCCGGGTTGTCGCTGTGAAGTCGAGAGCTTCGGCCTGTTCGACAGCTTCAGCCTGACCAGGGTCGACTGTAGTGGGGTGGGCCGTGGTCATGGCCTGGTGGTCCCCATCTCCATCCCCCTGGACACCTCCTCCCTGGACCTGTCCTCCAGCGCCATCCACACCATCGCTGACTCCATGCTCTCTGGGCCGGGCTACACCACGCTGGCCAGCCTGGACCTCAGCAACAACCTCCTCTCCAGGCTCAACAGCAGCATCTTCTCCAGGCTGCGCTACCTGGAGACCTTGGACCTGAGCCACAACACCCTGGAGGAGCTAGCCCCCGGCTGCTTCTCTGGCTTGCCCCTGGCCGAGGTGGACCTGAGCGGCAACAGGCTCCAGGAGGTCAGCCTGGAGGTCTTTTCCAACAAGGGCCACGGTGCAAGACCTCTCAATGTGGACCTGTCTAACAACCTGCTGAACACTGTCACAACTAGGGATCCACAGGTGCTAAGCCCTCCTAACATTCAGAGCCTCAGTCTGGCAGGGAATCGTCTGAGGGCCGTGCCCAAGCTGCAGGGCCTCCCTCTGAGGTCTCTGAGCCTGGACGGCAACCCCATCCTCAGCATCGAAAGGCACAGCTTCACAGGGCTAAGGGATCTGGCTTACCTGTCTCTCAGTGGGTTGTCTGAGCTCACCTCCATCCAGCTCCAAAGTTTCAGTGAGCTGAGCAGCCTGCAGGTCCTGGACCTGTCCCACAACAGCAGGCTGAGACCACTTAACCCTGAGGTGTTTAGCGGACTGGCTGCCTTACAGGAGCTCAACCTGTCCAACTCAGGGGTGGTGTCTCTGCCCAGCAACATTCTCCACCTCCTGCCCAGCATCAAAAGCATCGTTCTCAGGGAGAAGGTAAACTGTTGGAAGACCCATAGACAGGTGCAGTTCCACAGACAGATAGGACAGTCAACAAGGGGGGAGGAATTGACCTGTGATGTCATAGGAATTGTTTTATGA